GGTCCATCCGCCTGGTCAGCCGACGGATGGTGCCCCCCTTGCCGGCCGTGTCCGTCCCCTCAAAAACCACCACCACCGGAATCTTCCGCCGATAAATTTCCAGCAAGAGGTCACCCAGCTCCTCTTGCAGGGCAGACAAGTCCCCCTTATCCCGGGGCTTTTGCGGCCGCAGGGGCGGCGCCTTATAGGGCGCCAGCGGGTCATTGCCCGGCGCCGGCGCCGCCAGATGGGCCTCCAGCGCCCGGATGGTCAGGGTCATCGCCACCAGCGCCGCCTGCTTCTGCCGGCTGGTGTCCAGCACATGCCAGGGAGCCGCCCCCTCCGTGGCCAGGAGGACCCTCCGGTAGTGGGCCGCATGGTCCTTGTAATAGGCCAGGGGCAGGGCATTCGCCACCAGCTCCGTCTGCGCCGCCGCATCGCCCTCTGCCACCAGGGCCCGGCGTCGCTTGGCCACCCGCTTGCTCAGATCCTTCCGGTCCAAATGTAAGAAAAACTTCAGCACCAGGGTGCCGTCCGCCGTCAAAAGGTCTTCAAAAAAGCGGATGTCCGCCACATACCGGTCCATGACCGCCGCCTGCTCGTGCCAGGCCCGGAGGACCTCATAATACTGGCTCCGGTCAAAAATCACCAGCTCCCCCGCCGCCGGCGCCGCCCGCATATACCGCCAGAGGAACGTATGTGCCCGCTCCCGGGAGGTCGGCGCCTCAAAAAGCTCCACCCGAAAATACCGGGGGTCCAAGTCCCGGACCAACCGGCTCAGGAGCTTCCCCTTGCCGGCACACTCCCAGCCGTCAATCACAATCAAGGCAGACCGCCCGCTCTTGGCCAGCGCCCGCTGGAGCACCGCCAGCCGCGCCCCCAGCGCCTCTAGCGTCGCATCTGCCGGCACGACCTTAGCCGGATCCACCGGCTGTAAATCCGTCATCCTCATCAGCAAACCCTCCTATAAACTATCCGCCGGCCGGCGCAAATGACCGCCCGGTCCCACTTATCTCCCATATACCGCCGCCGGCTGATTTTCAAGCAAATTCTCAAAATAATTGACAAAATGGCTACAAACCGCTAAAAATAGGCGCATTCACCTTGATTTTGCAAAACACCGTTGCTATAATAAGCCTGAACCCTTTGACAGCGGTTTATTTTGTGAGGGCACCACTGGGCGACCAACCATCCGTCCGGCAAGCGCCAAATACAGAAGAACCCCTTGTCTGGGGTGTACAAACAGCACAAGGTGTTGTTAACCTGCCGGTTTTCCGGCAATGTATGATCCATAGCAAAAAAACGTCGAAAGGGGGAGTTTGGCCACAGCACAACTCTTTCGCCGCCACTACGACAGTAGACGGCACCGCCGCTAGTCGGCATGGATGATACGCGCAGGCTTTGAGACGGCGAGTTCTCATGTAAGTCCCGCAAACCCGACGCAGAGGGTTAGACTGCAACCCCCGCAGGTGGGGCATACCTGCAGATATTATCTTGGGAGGGAAATATATTGAAAAAGACAACTAAAAAAGTAGTCAGTCTTCTGACTATCCTGTCTTTCCTGCTGACCTTAGTTCCGGCAGGTGCGTTATTCGCAGCTGATACCGATCCGTCAAAAGACCGGTCCTATGTGGAAGTTGAAGATGATACACGTGATGTGGGCGATGTTACCCAAGTTCGTGTAGGCTTAAAAACAGCCACTGGCTTATCGGCTGAAGCTGGCACCAATGAAATCGTTGTGTGGGCCGGCACCAACAGTACCAGCAACGACAGTGTTGAATTTATGGACACAGTGGAAAATTACAAAGACTCTAACGGCGCTGAAATGCAGGGCGTTTACAAAATTACTACTCCTGTAAAAGGCGTTAATGAGATGAACGTTAAGTTCCACAAAGAAGGCGACTATCGCTTTAATGCAGCTATCGTTCCGACCGGAGCCAAAATTGAAAACATTTCTGATTTGGCCCAATACCGCATCAATGAAAATAGTGATGCACTGGTCAAAGTTAGACCGGACGAAGACGTTAAATGCATCAAAGTCTTGGATGGAGATGGTAACGAACTTGCCACTTTAACCGAAGATAAGAACAAAAGCGATAAGAAAATTACTGTTGATGCAAATGGTTTAAAGGAAACTAAAGTTAAAGTAGTTGCTTATAAAGATAAAGAAGGCACGATCTTGGCCGATAAAGGCACGGTTGTTGACTTTGACACCAACTCTGCCAACTTGGTTTTAGATAAGACCTCTGACAAGATTGACTACACCGGTGAAGCAGAAGTTAAACTGACCGGTGATGTGTATGGCACCTATAAGCTCTACATCACCGTTGGCGATATTGATGCTACCTTAGAAAACGTTGTTGTTGAAAAATCTGAGGCTTCTTACATTGAATTGACCAAGGCACCGAAAAATGCCCTGGCTTGGAACAGCGATTTCAAGACCAAAGGCATGGAAGACTTTGTTCACATTCAAATTAAAGACATCAACAACAATGTGATGAAGAGTAAAATTACAAGCGAACCGATTTTTGATTCCGGTGATCCTAAAGAATACGTTAAAGTTTTAAGTCAGCCGGACAGCATGGATCTTGATGATGATCAATTCTATGTAAAACCGGTCAAAAACAATGCTGGCGAAGACAAGGATTACTACACCCTCGTTTCTGAAAAAGAACTGAAAGCAGGGAAATATTCCGTTCAATTGGGCCTGAAAAACGGGAAGAAAGTCGTTGTTAACTTCGAAATCGCTAAATTCGGTACCGCAAAAGACTTGAAAATTGATTACGATACCGAAAGTGTTGAATTAGAAGCTGACGTTGAAGCCCCGACCATCGTCCTCGTTGACGAAAACGGCGTTGAAAAGAAATCCGAAAAACGCGTAACCTTAGGCTACAATGGCTATGCTGTAAAAGAATTTGACACAGATGACGGTTCTTTCACCGTTAAAGACGATGAAAAATACCTCGGTTCTAAAATCACCGTTACCGCTGTTGCCGAGCGTGAAGGTTTGTCTGCAAAAGCAGAATTGACCGTTGCTCAAGATGGCCGCAACATCAAGTTCCTGGATAACAAAGGGGCTGTTGGCGCCAACAACAAAGTCATCTTCCAATTGGTTGATGGCGATGGCAAAACCGTTGCCCTCGGTGGCGGCGGCTATGACACCAGCGCTGTAACCATCCAAAGCGTTAGCGACGACACCGCTAAAGTATCTGCCACCGTGAACAACACTGGCGACCTGTCTGATAAGGGTACCGGCGAATTAAGCCTGACCTCTGACAAACCGGTCACCGCTGACATCCAAGTGTATGTCCGCAACAAAGATGGCAAATACTATGCCGGCAACCTGAAATACACCTTTGGTAAAACTGCATCCAATGCAGACACCACTGTTGTTATGACCATCGGCAGCAAAGACGTTATCGTTGACAACAACATCGTTGCTACCGATACGGCTGCTCTGATCAAAAACGACCGCACCTTCGTTCCTTACCGCGCACTCGCTGAAGCTTTCGGCGCTAAAGTGGAATGGAATGAAAAAGACCGTACCGTTACCACTGAAATGGACGGTAAAAAAGTCGTTATGACCATCGACAAAAAAGAATACAAAGTAAACGACAAAGAAATGACCATGGACGTTGCGCCGTACATCTCCGGCGACCGCACCCTGGTTCCGGTTCGTTTCGTAGCAGAAGCCCTCGGCTTCAAAGTCACCCCGACTTACAACACCGATGGCACCACTGCTAGCGTTGTATTCAACAAATAATCTTAACCGATTATTTCAAGGACACCCGTAAGGGTGTCCTTTTTTATGCCCGGATATGGGCAGTGACCGGCTCAAGGGCAGGCCGCCATACCCGTCTGCAAAAACCGCTTCAGGCCCATGGAGGCAGGTTGCCCGCCTTGAAGCCGGGACGGCGGTCTCGGCCTGTCGCTCCGGTCCGGAAGGGGCGCCGGAGCAGTCGGGCCTGAGCGCAAGAGAGAGGCAGGGCCATCGGAGAAAAAGAAAAGTGGGAATGCATAAAGCCGGCAAAGGCATAGAGAAGGCTTGAGAGGGGGCCGGCGCTTTTCCTGTGCCCTGCGGTTGGACCAAGTGGCCCGGTTAATTGTCACCGGATTGTTCCCGATTTTAAATTGAGCTTTTGCCGGGGCTGTGATATATTGAATTTAGCTAAAAAACCATCCGGAGCGCATCAAAGGAGGAAGCATATGCACAGCATGAAAAAACGCATCGTATCATTGACCATGGTCGGCGCCCTTGCCGCCGGCTTCGCCGTCACCCCGGTTCAACCGGTATTTGCAGATGACCCGGGAACCCCGGCAGGAAATCAGGAAGAACAAGAGAGCCAGGTTAATGTTCAATTTCCCGGCTTAAAAGCCGACACCGGCGCCTACAGCATTTTCATTTCCGGGCTTAAAAAGGGCAATGTGGTCCGGGCCTACCTGCAGCACCCCGGCGGAGAGGCAAAAATGATCAAGGAAGAGGCCATGACAGAAGATGAAAGTCTGCATGACTTCCAATTGACCTTTGGCAAAAACGGAGATGGGGATCCCCTTCTCTCCGGTGACCAACTGTCTGTCAAGGTATTTGCCGATAAAGACCTTGAGTCTGAGCTGACAACAAGCGAGCAAGCCACCTATGTTGATAACATCAAAAATCGTCCGGCCAAAATGACCACGGATCCGGCTTCTTTGGTCCGCGATAAAGAGAAACAAACCGTCGCCGTTCATTTTGATAAAGACTATGAAGCACAAGAGGGCGATGAACTTAAATTAACCGCCTACACCAAGGACGGCTATAAGCTGGAGGATAATGCTGACAACAAGGCCAGCAGCAAGGTTAGCCTGTCAAAACACAGCATGGACCTCACCATCACCCCGGTGAAAGGCGCTGCCTACTACACTGTTGAGTTTGCGAGCAAGGGCACCGTTGTTGCTGACTTAACCCAGAAGCTGACCATTGGTGCAGACTTCTCTGAAGCCACCGAGCTGGTCCTGGATTACGGGAAGACCACCGTTAAACCGGGTGAAAAAGTGACCCCCAAGGTTTACCTGAAAAATAAAGACGGCGACACCCTGGACGTCTCTGACCGGGCCACCTTCTCTTATGACGGCGATGCCATTGAAGAAAAAGGCCGGGAAAAAGGCGGCTTCACCGTTAAAGCAGATAAGAAATACATCGGTGAAACCATCCGGGTGACCGCTGTTGATGGAACCCGTGCCGTAACCCGGACCCTTACGGTTAAAGAAGATGAACAGGCCGCTTCTAAAACGTCCATCGTATTGACCATCAATTCCAAAGATATGCTTGTCAACGAAGAAAAAGTGATTATTGATGCCCCGGCTGTGATTAAAAATTCCCGGACCTTTGTGCCCCTTCGTGCGGTAACCGAAGCCTTCGGTGCCAAAGTTTCCTTTGACGATGCCACCCGGGTGGTCACCATTGAACTGGGGAAAGACGTTGTGAAAATGCCCATCGGGTCTAAAGTTTACACCGTTAACGGCAAATCCATGACCATGGACGTCGCGCCTTACATCCAACCCGGCGCCAACCGCACCATGATTCCCGCCCGCTTTGCCGCTGAACCCTTCGGCTTCACTGCCGACTTCACCAAAAATACCGATGGCACCGTTGCAAACGTAATGTTCAAAAACTAAGCCATCCATAAGCTTTTAAGGACACCCGCCAGGTGTCCCGTTTTTTATGAAAAACAATAGGAAGGTATTGACACGTGTTTAATACGTGTTAAAATGAATTTGGGAGGTATAAGATGACTAAATCATCCCGGGAGGTCATTCGACTGCTTAAGGATGATGGTTGGGTCTTAGTTCGGGTAAAAGGGGATCATTACCAATTTAGACACCCGAATAAATCCGGAACGGTAACCGTTCCGCACCCAACAAAGGATCTAACACCAAAGACCTTGAAAAGCATCTATAGGCAAGCCGGTTGGTGACCGGCTTCCTCCCATTTTTTTATGAGGGGTGATATGATGGCTTTGACCGATGAAGTGACTTATCCTGTAGTGATTGAACGGGAAGATGACGGGTACTTTTTCACCGTACCGGACTTGGAGACGAATGGACTTTATGAGGAAACTTTAGAAGACGTCGTTGCCTCTGCTAAAGCTTTGATTGCCTTAAACTTAGACGATGACGGGGCCTATCCGGCTGCAACGCCGATTGAAACCCTTAGACGGGGGTTATCAGATGGGCAGGAAATTCTCCTCGTTTCCGTGTGGATGCCCTACCAAAGGGCGCAAATAAAAGAAATGTATCGGAAGAAAACATTAACCGTTCCGGTGTGGCTGGATCTTTTGGCGACAGAAAAGAATATTAACTTTTCACGGGTTTTGACCGAAGGGTTAAAGCGGGAGCTGAATATCCAATAAGAGGAGAATACCCGGGGCATAAAGTACAGGTAGGCAATGGAGCAGAGTTCGTCAATGATGAAGAAGGTACCGACAAACTTGGCCTGTTTCAGAAAATAGCGGAGAGCCCGGGGATCCAGATCAGAAAGACGCGGCCCTACTCCCCCTGGCAGAACGGTAAAGACAAGTCTAGACTTCAAAAGTCCTAATCAGGTAGTAGAAGCGTATTTCTCAAAGTGTAACATATGTCTTGACAGTTAAGATTATTTCTTTTCTCATGTATGTTATTGACTTTGACTAGGTCTATGTTATACTTAATTTAACAGAACCTCTCCACGCTTAATGTAGATTTTCTACATGCGGACCACGGAGAGGGCTTTTTTATATTAAGGAGAACTTATATGACATTAAAACCTGCTTTAAACTACGAAGATCAAATTATTAAATTAAAAGTTGACCATAACTTAACAATCAAAGATGAAGTTTATGCAACAGAAATTTTGGAAAAAGTTAATTATTACAGACTTTCAGGTTATGGTATTGGTCTTAAAAAACATAATAATAAAGAGCATTATAAAAATCATATCACTATCGAGCATCTCTTTAATCTTTATTGCTTTGATAGCCAGTTTAAAAACAAGCTCATTAGAACTATTGAGCAAATTGAAATAGAGCTTAGAACTCAAATTGCTTATCACCTAGCTATTACGTATGGTTCTGATGTACTTATGCATGAAGATAATTTCATTGATAAAAGGAATAAAAAAGGTCAAACCATATATTCCATCATAAATGAGAATCTGAGCAACGAAGTTGACAGGCAAAAGAATAAACCATTTGTTAAACACCACCTAGGAAAATACGATGGAAAGTTTCCAATCTGGGTATCTGTTGAGCTCATGTCTTTTGGAAATTTATCTTCTTTATTTAGTATTCTTAAGGATGAAGATCAAAAAGAAATTTCTAATTATTACAACACAAACCCTAAATATTTAAAAAATTGGATTTTATGTCTTGTTGAAGTTAGAAATATTTGCGCCCATTACACTCGACTTTATAATATGCCTTTAAAGGAAACTCCCCGTCTTTATTCTGAAAACGAACAATATAAGGGCAAGCAAAATAAAATATTTCCCATTCTTTTAATCATAAAGAGACTCCTAAACTCAAACGATCAATGGGAATCCCTTTTAAAAGATTTAGAAAATACCTTTAATAAATACCAAGACTACGTCAACTATAAATTTATGGGTTTTCCTCCTAATTGGAAAGACATTCTTTAATAGGGCCTTTGCCTTGCCCCCAAGGGTTGGACCAAGAAGTCCAACCTTTGGGGGCTTTTTATGGCAAAATACAGTTATGAATTGAAGAAGAAAATCGTCGAAGAATACTTATCCGGGAAGAGAGGCTATCCCGTCTTGGAAGATAAATATCAAGTTGGCGAATCACAGATCAGACGCCGGGTCAACAATGAAGACGGAAAGGTTCTTTATAGAAGAAAAGTATTCACCAGCGAAAGGGAACTGAAAAAGCAAGTACAGAAACATGAAGACCTCTATAACCGAACGGCAAAAACAAGTCTAGACTTCAAAAGTCCTAATCAGGTAGGAGAGGAGTATTTCTCAAGGTGTAACGTATGTCTTGACAGTTAAGAAAAAAACATAAAAAAATTCTTTAGCAGCTATTGTAATTGTCTGAATCATGTGATAGTATGTCAGTAAGAAGTATTGATCGTACCCGCAAAAAAAGATAGGCCTTTTGCCAAGTAGAGGGGCTCACATCAAAAACTTGTTGCACGCCTTATGTACGTATTATCAGGAAACGGTTGACGAAACCTTGTCTTTTAATTCGGTTTTGGAGGTTGTACACACTGAAACGTAAAAAGATTAAGTTAAGCATCGACAAAAAAACAAACAACGCCCCTAATGTATTGTTTGCTTAGAGATACGATCAATCCATCGTAGCACCTGCCTTGTGCAGGTGCTTTTTTTTTGTGCTTTTTTCGGACCGGTCAAAGAAAGCGCCGGTCCGGCCGTTTGGCTGATGAGCCGGTGGCGTCTTGACCGGTGTGACTGGACTTGAATGAGGATTGTCATTTTTTTGTTATGCCGGGTGAATTGTTCCCTGCCCATCTCTATGGTATAATGTATCTATCATGTGATGATTGACAAAGGAGGCAAAACCGTGATTAGAAAAAAATTGATGGCCGGCTTAACGGCGTTCGCGTTTATTTTCTCAACGGCAGGGGGCGTGGTGCCGCCACAGCCGGCACAAGCCGCTGAAACGGAGCACAGCGTAGATATTTACAACTTTACCCAGGATACGGAAAAGGTCCTGGTCTTTACCAAGGGGGTAGAGGCGGGAGATGTCTTTCGGGTTACCCTGACATCGGCAGATGGTCGTGAGTATAGTTTGGGAGCGGGGGTTATCCGCAAGTACGATCAAGAGGTGCTTGAGTTGACGCCGACCCAATACCCGATGCTTAAAAATTTACGGGCCGGCGATAAATTGACCGTTGAAATCATTCCGGAAAGAGGTTCCCGGTTTGAGAATACGGTGACTTTAGATGGCGTTAAAGTGAAACCGGCCAGTATGACCCTTGCAGAGCCGACCATCATCAAAGACAAAAGGGCGCAAACCCTTACGGTCTGCTTTGACCGCGACTACAAGCCGTCCTCTTCGGACTTCTTGCAGTTCGTTCCCTATGATAAAGACGGCAAGCGGATGGATCGCCGAGATGCGCAAGAGTTTAATATCTTAGATCAAGACTTAAGAACGCGTAACAGCAGTCAGGAACTGAGTCTGCGCTTTACCCCGGCCAAAGAGGCGGCCTATTATGAAATTCAGTATGTTTCCGGCAATACCATCGTCGATGACTTGACCTTAAAAGTTCCGGTGGGGGCAGACTTTGCCAATCCGAGTGAACTGCTTTTGGAATACCCCTCCACCAAGGTTAAGTTGGGCGAGACCGTTCAGCCGAAGGCATATTTGAAAAATAAAGACGGCGAGAAGATGGACGTGACGTCCACCGCTATATTTACCTATACGGGCGTTGCAATGGAAAATGCCGGTCGGTCCAAGGGCGGCTTTACAGTGAAAAAAGATGAGAAATACATCGGTCAGAAGGTTATCGTCACCGCCGTGGCCGGCGGTTGTACCGATACGGTTACCTTGACCGTGGTGGGCCGGGACGGCTCTTCTGAGCAGGGAGATGTCCCCGGCGTACCAAACGGCAAAACCGGTGTCATTATGAACATCAATTCTAAAGAGATGATGATCAATGGGCAGAAAAAGGCCATTGATGCGCCGCCGATTATCCGTGATGACCGTACTTTTGTGCCTGTGCGTGCCGTAGCGGAGGCCTTTGGCGCCAAGGTGACCTTTGATGATAAAAATTACGTGGTGAACATTGAATTGGATGGCAACACGATTGCCATGCCAATCGGTCAAAAGAACTACACCGTTAACGGGCAGACCCGGGCCATGGATGTAGCGCCGTACATTGTTTCCGGCGTTGACCGCACCATGATTCCGGTGCGTTTTGCGGCAGAAGCCATGGGCTTTAAGGTGAGCACGACGCAAAACAACGATGGCACCACTGCCAGCGTCATTTTCAAAAACTATTGATTTAAGGGATAAGAAAGCCTAGGACAACCGGCTCTGCAGCTGCAGGGTCGGTTTTATTGTAGCTTTAATCGAGAGGGGTGAGTCCGATGAAGGCTCAAGCGGGCGGTCGGTCTTGCTGGCGGCAGGCAAACGATTTTTTGCGGGAGGCGGATGCCCAATGGATGACCATTTGCTTAGGGTTGACCAGTATGGCCAACGCCGTGGCCTATAGTGGGCCGGTGGATTTGCGGCCGGTAGCGGCCGGGTTTACCTTGACGGTGATGGCCTTAATGGCTTGGCGGGCCTTGTACACGCCGGGGCTGGCGGCGAAGGAGCTGGGCACCCTGGGCGGCTTGGCGGCCTATCAAACGGGGATTATGGCGGCCTACTTTATGTGCGTTCAGCTGGAGTCCCTTAATCCGGCCCTGGCCAGGGGCCTTTGGTCGGCGGCCTTTGCAGGCAACCTGGCGGTGATCGCTGTGTTTTTTCAGAGGCAGGTCCGGGACGGGTTTGCCTTGCGCAAGGTCACGCCGGTCTGGTATCTGATTTTCCTGGGGATTGCGGTGGCCGCAATTACCGGGGCCTCTATGGGGTATGGGCGCTTGGCCTGGGGCGTGGCTGTTTACAGCGCCGTCTTTTATTTTGTTTTAACGCCCTTGATCCTGCTGCGCTTGTTGCGCTATCCCTTGCCGGAGGAGATGAGGCCCAGCAAGGCGATTATGTGCGCAGCGCCGAGTGTGCTGCTGATGAGCTTATTGGCCGGGCTTCCGAAGGTTGCCCCGGGCTTGGCGGTGGTCCTCTTCTTATTGAGCCAAGGCTTTCTCTTTTGGCTCTACGCCCAGGCGGGGCGGTTTCGCCGCCTGCCCTTTACGGTAACCTTCGCCAGCTTTACCTTCCCGGCGGGCATATCCGTGTTGACGATATTTGCCTTTCGCGACCTCTATGTGCCGACGGCGGGGCCGGTCTATTCCCTGTTGACGCTTGTCGGTTATGGGGAGTTGACCATTGCCTGTGGGGTGGTCCTGGGGGTGGTGGCCCTGTTCGTCCGCCATTCAGTCCGGTTGTGGCGCCGGATTAACCGGCAGGGGTAAGCACTGGGGCTTCGGCCTCTGCCGGGGTGAAGGAGGAATTTTGCCATCAATTCTTATAAAAGCCCCCTTGCTAAAAAAGACGCCGGGGTCTATGCTTATAGGCGGTGTCGGCGGTGCGTTACTAAATTGTAACCGCAGCCGGAGGCGAAACCGGGAAGAAAGCAGAAATCGTTGCAAAAAATAGAGCGTTTGTTCTTGATTTGGTAACAGTTGCCGGTGGGATCCCGAGGCGGTGGGGTAGATTGTCATCGACTTGATGCCCATTTTCAGTGGGATTGAGGTATCATAGCTCTTGTATGTTGAGAGGAGCTATGCAGATTGAAAAGTAAAAAGCAACTGAAAAAAGTCGTTTGTGGTGCTTTAAGCGTCGCTTTATTGAGCGGGGGCCTTTTATTGGCCCAGCCGGCGGAAGCGGCCAACGGAACGGCAGTGACCTTCTACCTGGGGAGAACCGACGTGATCGTTGACGGTACGACCCAGACCTTGCCCAAGGCGCCGAAAGTGACCGCCGGGCGCACCTTCATTCCCTTGCGCGCCACGGCTGAAGCCTTCGGCTTTAAGGTGGCCTACCATCCGGAAGACCGGACGATTACCATTGAAAATAAAGACCGCCGGCTGGAAATGTCGGTGGATATGACCTATTATCGGAATAACGGGCAGGTCGCTTTTATGGACGTGGCCCCCTATGTGACCGAAGATGGCCACACCATGGTGCCCATTCGTTTCGTGGCCGATGCCATGGGATTCACCACCAGCGTCAGCGGCGTTAAAGACAAGCAGGTTATTGAAATACAGGGCTAAATGTTGATTGATTTAATTGATGGAAAGCGGGAGGACATATGAATAAAAAAGGAATCAGTCTTGTTTGCACCGGCGCCTTACTCTTGGGCTTGGCGCCTCAAGTGGGGCAGGCGGCGGACAGCGTCAGCATAGATGATGTCACTGTCGGGGGAGCTCAAGCGACCCTCCATTACCAGGGGGCCAAGGCCGGGGACTGGTATCATATTGTTATGGGCGACCAGTACGTGCGGGGCAACTTGAGCGCTGACGATGTGACCAAGGGGGCTTTGACCCTTTCCTTACCGCGCGCGGCCGCTTCAGGCGACACGGTACATGTGCAGATGGCAGGGACCGGCAACCATTTTGTGGCGGCGAAAACCAAGGCCAAGGCCCAGACTGGTGACGCCCAGCAAAAGGGGGTCTTGACGGCGGCTTACCCGGCAGAAGTCAAGCCCGGCAGTACCGTTAAGCCCAGAATCACCGTCAACAAGGCTGATGTTTCCGGTGACGTGATTTACAGCTATAGCGGACCCATCGTCGCCGGCAGCTTC
This genomic interval from Peptococcus niger contains the following:
- a CDS encoding type II toxin-antitoxin system HicA family toxin; this translates as MTKSSREVIRLLKDDGWVLVRVKGDHYQFRHPNKSGTVTVPHPTKDLTPKTLKSIYRQAGW
- a CDS encoding copper amine oxidase N-terminal domain-containing protein translates to MKKTTKKVVSLLTILSFLLTLVPAGALFAADTDPSKDRSYVEVEDDTRDVGDVTQVRVGLKTATGLSAEAGTNEIVVWAGTNSTSNDSVEFMDTVENYKDSNGAEMQGVYKITTPVKGVNEMNVKFHKEGDYRFNAAIVPTGAKIENISDLAQYRINENSDALVKVRPDEDVKCIKVLDGDGNELATLTEDKNKSDKKITVDANGLKETKVKVVAYKDKEGTILADKGTVVDFDTNSANLVLDKTSDKIDYTGEAEVKLTGDVYGTYKLYITVGDIDATLENVVVEKSEASYIELTKAPKNALAWNSDFKTKGMEDFVHIQIKDINNNVMKSKITSEPIFDSGDPKEYVKVLSQPDSMDLDDDQFYVKPVKNNAGEDKDYYTLVSEKELKAGKYSVQLGLKNGKKVVVNFEIAKFGTAKDLKIDYDTESVELEADVEAPTIVLVDENGVEKKSEKRVTLGYNGYAVKEFDTDDGSFTVKDDEKYLGSKITVTAVAEREGLSAKAELTVAQDGRNIKFLDNKGAVGANNKVIFQLVDGDGKTVALGGGGYDTSAVTIQSVSDDTAKVSATVNNTGDLSDKGTGELSLTSDKPVTADIQVYVRNKDGKYYAGNLKYTFGKTASNADTTVVMTIGSKDVIVDNNIVATDTAALIKNDRTFVPYRALAEAFGAKVEWNEKDRTVTTEMDGKKVVMTIDKKEYKVNDKEMTMDVAPYISGDRTLVPVRFVAEALGFKVTPTYNTDGTTASVVFNK
- a CDS encoding copper amine oxidase N-terminal domain-containing protein, coding for MHSMKKRIVSLTMVGALAAGFAVTPVQPVFADDPGTPAGNQEEQESQVNVQFPGLKADTGAYSIFISGLKKGNVVRAYLQHPGGEAKMIKEEAMTEDESLHDFQLTFGKNGDGDPLLSGDQLSVKVFADKDLESELTTSEQATYVDNIKNRPAKMTTDPASLVRDKEKQTVAVHFDKDYEAQEGDELKLTAYTKDGYKLEDNADNKASSKVSLSKHSMDLTITPVKGAAYYTVEFASKGTVVADLTQKLTIGADFSEATELVLDYGKTTVKPGEKVTPKVYLKNKDGDTLDVSDRATFSYDGDAIEEKGREKGGFTVKADKKYIGETIRVTAVDGTRAVTRTLTVKEDEQAASKTSIVLTINSKDMLVNEEKVIIDAPAVIKNSRTFVPLRAVTEAFGAKVSFDDATRVVTIELGKDVVKMPIGSKVYTVNGKSMTMDVAPYIQPGANRTMIPARFAAEPFGFTADFTKNTDGTVANVMFKN
- a CDS encoding copper amine oxidase N-terminal domain-containing protein; the encoded protein is MIRKKLMAGLTAFAFIFSTAGGVVPPQPAQAAETEHSVDIYNFTQDTEKVLVFTKGVEAGDVFRVTLTSADGREYSLGAGVIRKYDQEVLELTPTQYPMLKNLRAGDKLTVEIIPERGSRFENTVTLDGVKVKPASMTLAEPTIIKDKRAQTLTVCFDRDYKPSSSDFLQFVPYDKDGKRMDRRDAQEFNILDQDLRTRNSSQELSLRFTPAKEAAYYEIQYVSGNTIVDDLTLKVPVGADFANPSELLLEYPSTKVKLGETVQPKAYLKNKDGEKMDVTSTAIFTYTGVAMENAGRSKGGFTVKKDEKYIGQKVIVTAVAGGCTDTVTLTVVGRDGSSEQGDVPGVPNGKTGVIMNINSKEMMINGQKKAIDAPPIIRDDRTFVPVRAVAEAFGAKVTFDDKNYVVNIELDGNTIAMPIGQKNYTVNGQTRAMDVAPYIVSGVDRTMIPVRFAAEAMGFKVSTTQNNDGTTASVIFKNY
- a CDS encoding Abi family protein — encoded protein: MTLKPALNYEDQIIKLKVDHNLTIKDEVYATEILEKVNYYRLSGYGIGLKKHNNKEHYKNHITIEHLFNLYCFDSQFKNKLIRTIEQIEIELRTQIAYHLAITYGSDVLMHEDNFIDKRNKKGQTIYSIINENLSNEVDRQKNKPFVKHHLGKYDGKFPIWVSVELMSFGNLSSLFSILKDEDQKEISNYYNTNPKYLKNWILCLVEVRNICAHYTRLYNMPLKETPRLYSENEQYKGKQNKIFPILLIIKRLLNSNDQWESLLKDLENTFNKYQDYVNYKFMGFPPNWKDIL
- a CDS encoding copper amine oxidase N-terminal domain-containing protein — protein: MKSKKQLKKVVCGALSVALLSGGLLLAQPAEAANGTAVTFYLGRTDVIVDGTTQTLPKAPKVTAGRTFIPLRATAEAFGFKVAYHPEDRTITIENKDRRLEMSVDMTYYRNNGQVAFMDVAPYVTEDGHTMVPIRFVADAMGFTTSVSGVKDKQVIEIQG